A window of Sporohalobacter salinus genomic DNA:
CTATTTGTTTCTAATAATACTGTGTCTAACTTAGCACGGGATGCATATAGTCCGGCGGCTAGTCCTGCTGGCCCGCCTCCAATAATTAATACATCGTATTCTGTTGACATACCTTCTTACCTCCTAATATAATAGCTAACATAATAATAGGCAGTGATTAAAATCACTGCCTATTATTAAATTTATTCTTCTTCTTCCTCTCCAAAAACAGTCTGACCATCAATCTTCGTTTGTAAAGCTTCAAGAGCTTTCTCGACTATTTCTCTACGAATTTGTTTTTCATCTTCTGAGCTCTTTTCAGGATTTCCTAATGGATGAGGAATAGCTACCGCAGGAACTATTCTATTAGCTCCAACAGTTTTAGAGATTGGAACAACTGTTGCAACATGTACTACTGGAATGCCAGCTCTTTCAATTTCTTTTACCATCGTTGCACCGCAACGAGTACAAGTTCCTCAAGTAGAAGTTAATACTACTGCCTGAACCCCATCATTAACTAACTTATCAGCTATTTCTTGGGCATAGGCTTTAGCACTCGCTACAGCAGTTCCATTACCAACTGTAGTATAATAAAGTTCATGTAACTCTCCAATGACTCCTTCATCCTTTAGATCTTTCATTACATCCACTGGAAGAACTCGATTAGTATCTTGATTAGCATATACAGGGTCATAACCGCCGTGAGCAGTTTCACCAGTTTCCGTAATTTTATATTCCCCATACTTAGAGGCACTTGAAGATTCTATTCGATCTGGATTACCTTCTGGAACAATTCCACCAGAAGTAACTAAAGCTACTTTAGTATTAGCTAAGTCTTCTATTGGATCAACAGGGTCTACTCGATCGAAGTCAGGCATTGGATATTCAGTTTCATATTCTTCCCCATCAATCTTTTTAAGTAACATTTCTACTGCTCGCTTTGAACCTCTCTTTTCAGCAAAAAGATTCTTTCTAATTCCCCGTGGCATATATCCTTCTTCTTCTGGGAATCCTAAATCTCCATCTTTTTCATCATAACTTTTGATTAGTTTTATTAAACTTGGAATTGCTTCTCTCATACCAGCTGCAGAATCTGAAGTTTCAACCATATAAGCATAGTTTCTATACATCTCATAACCTGGATTTTCAGGATACATAGCAGAAATTACTGGAATATCTAGCTCATCAAAAGCTAGTTCTGCTACACCACCACAGGCCATACCATAACGACCAGCATTAAAGGCAGGACCAGCAAGTACTAAATCTGGCTGCACCTCTTCTAATACTTCCTTGATTTGGGCTTTAGCTTCTTCAGTATTTTCGTTGAAATAGTCATCTCCACAAATAATTGTCTTAACAATTTCACCAGCATCGTTTAATCCTGCATTAACTCCATTACCTGGTCCTACTGGACCCTCTTCAATCTTAGGTGGAATATCGGCTTTCTCCTCTCCACCAATTTGACCAAAAAACTGATTTATATAATGAACTATACGTAAAGACATTACTCCCCCCCCTTTTTTTATTATTAAAAACTAACACACTCTTTATAGGAATTCGCAATACATTTCTCGATACTTTTTGACTTCTTCTACTATATCGTCTACTTCTAAAACCATCTCCATCATGCTTATCTGATCTTCATAAACATCGTCATCAATTTCACCTTTAATTTCTGATTCTAAAACGTGATATACCCTAAGTCCTAACTGGACTCCCGCTAATGGACCTGCAAAAGTTGGATCACCATTAGTAACAGTTTCAGCAGCTAAGCCAGAAGCTTCCGGCTCTGCTCCACCTAAAACTACTACTACATTTTCTGCTCCATGTTCTTCAGTGATCTCTTTAACTCTCTTTTGATTCTCTAGGTCCATAGCACCTGCAGCCGTTCACACAAAGCATTCTGTGGAACTAAATACAACTTCAGCACCTGTTGTTTCAATGCATTCTTTAATAGCAGGGCCTGGAATACCATCTCGGTCTCCAATAATTACTACTTTTTTATCTTCTAACATTATTTGCACCTCCGTAATAGTTTAATATCCTCTAGCAGTTAAATTACCAAACCCAAGCTCATTAGTAGATCCGGTAATAGCCTGTAATTCTACTGTAATACTACCGTCTTCATGTAAACTTCCATCAAAACCTCCAGCAATTACATCAGCAAATTTCTGATGACCAATTGTTTTTTCCAAAGCAGGTAAAGTAACTGTCTCATTAGCATTACCAGCTGTTACTACTGCATCAGCCTTTGGATCAGCATCTGCCAATGATTGAGAAGAACCATCTCTTCCTGCATATTCATCAGTTGTTAGAACTGTTTTAATTCCTTTTTCCTCTAAATTAACACAGTTCATAATTAAATCAGCATCAGGATTACCGAATCCTTCCTGGGAAATTATTGCTGCATCTAATCCTAACTGTTCAGCTAATTTAGCAGCATAATTTGAAGATTTT
This region includes:
- the grdA gene encoding glycine/sarcosine/betaine reductase complex selenoprotein A, which encodes MLEDKKVVIIGDRDGIPGPAIKECIETTGAEVVFSSTECFVUTAAGAMDLENQKRVKEITEEHGAENVVVVLGGAEPEASGLAAETVTNGDPTFAGPLAGVQLGLRVYHVLESEIKGEIDDDVYEDQISMMEMVLEVDDIVEEVKKYREMYCEFL
- a CDS encoding FAD-dependent oxidoreductase, with the protein product MSTEYDVLIIGGGPAGLAAGLYASRAKLDTVLLETN
- the grdB gene encoding glycine reductase complex selenoprotein B, whose product is MSLRIVHYINQFFGQIGGEEKADIPPKIEEGPVGPGNGVNAGLNDAGEIVKTIICGDDYFNENTEEAKAQIKEVLEEVQPDLVLAGPAFNAGRYGMACGGVAELAFDELDIPVISAMYPENPGYEMYRNYAYMVETSDSAAGMREAIPSLIKLIKSYDEKDGDLGFPEEEGYMPRGIRKNLFAEKRGSKRAVEMLLKKIDGEEYETEYPMPDFDRVDPVDPIEDLANTKVALVTSGGIVPEGNPDRIESSSASKYGEYKITETGETAHGGYDPVYANQDTNRVLPVDVMKDLKDEGVIGELHELYYTTVGNGTAVASAKAYAQEIADKLVNDGVQAVVLTSTUGTCTRCGATMVKEIERAGIPVVHVATVVPISKTVGANRIVPAVAIPHPLGNPEKSSEDEKQIRREIVEKALEALQTKIDGQTVFGEEEEE